One Argentina anserina chromosome 6, drPotAnse1.1, whole genome shotgun sequence genomic window, ATTGTAGTAAGAGTTATTTTATGTCTAGGTAGATTATAATTTAGGATCGTAATCTTCATTATATATTGGACCCTAATCCTGTTTGCCTGTGGATAAAACTTGAATTACCTGGAGTCAATCACTAGGTGTATTTTGGTCTGATTgaacaatattttttatttgttttattttttcttttgtagtAAATAAATGGATATCTACACTGATTGCAACTGCTACAGTAAAAATGATGAAGCAGAAGGATGAGAGGTAAGTgtactactttttttttttattatctgTCTGATTTATGTGACAGTAAACTTGCTCAGAACATCCCAGTTGCTACAGTAAAATCAGATTTGTAGCATGAAGTATTTACATAACTTAATGATATAGGAAGCAGACAACCAGTGTATGTCAAACCAACAAGGAAAGGCTACTACCACTCCCACACATCTGTGGGCTTGGAAATGGATGTGTCTTGAGACACACCTGAAATAGAAATAATATATTAAGCTCAGATAGTTACCAGGATGATTAAATCTTAACATCTGACAACAATCCTGGTACTAATCTAAGTTTTTCCCCACCCTAACTAAAGAACAATGCATCTGAGCCTCTTAGCCAACACCAATTACTTGGTAAATTTCATGATCGGTTTAATATGATATCTCTTTTAATTATGAATTAGGTTACACAGTTTTAAATAATGGTGGTTAAGCCTGCTATTTTGATTATTGAATTGAATACAATATTCATAGATCCTTTCACGTGCTGTATCATATTTTGTTATATAAACTCCCAATTCTGTTTGAAATACCTTTATTCactttaaaataaaatgactCAGAAACCTATTTACAGAATTCGTTGTGTAGTTTGGAGAAAAGATTGCTGTGTCACATTATTTACTTTTCACTTCCATCCTTGTAGTTCCAAAGTTGTATTAATCTCACTTGACCCCAAAAGTGTACGCTGTTAGAGCAGCCAAAGCTACTTCTTAGGTTAATGTTAGTATCTGGGCTCCTTGGCAGGATCAGAAGGACGGGGGAACTTTTGACAAATATCCGCACTTTGAAAATGTATGGATGGGAGCTCCTATTTTCTAGCTGGTTGATGGAGACAAGATCATCCGAAGTTACACATTTAACTGTATGGTTCTACTCTCTTGGAGTGGCGAAGAGAAATACACTTGATGAATTATTGTTCTTTTCTCTTCATCCTTGAATTAGCTGCATGAAATAATTCTTGATTTCCTTAAAATTTTCAGACGCGTAAGTACTTGGATGCCTGGTGTGTATTCTTTTGGGCCACGACACCAactctattttctttttttacatTTGGACTTTTCACATTGATGGGACATCAACTTGATGCTGCAACGGTATTGACTGTTCTGCTAAGCTTATATATACTCGAATCTTATATTTTCTATGCATTTGATTTGGAGCCAAGTTTTGATTATTTAAGTTAATTACTAATTCagatataatttaatttttcccTTATTGACGAAATGCCAACTGCAAATGCAATTATAGGTTTCttttaattctaattttttttcctgttGTTGAATGATCAGTGTGAATTTCTATCCTTTCTGTATTTTATTATTGTTTCGACAGTGATAAGCACTATTAGAAGGAACACttatctctgcaaaatttcatctgCAGGTCTTCACTTGTGTTGCTCTGTTTAATACGTTGATATCTCCTCTGAACTCATTTCCTTGGGTCATCAATGGGTTAATTGATGTAAGTTAATTTATTGTCTTCAGTCTGAAGTGAagattttttaatatatattatctaTTATCCTCTTACTATTattattggtttttttttcattcttatcTCTCataacttttccaattgtgtactgAGTTCATACTTCTTTTTACATTTTAACAGGCAGTCATATCTGTCAAACGGTTGAGCAGGTTCCTGTCTTCCTCTGAGCGCAAGTCAAATCTCGAAACACCAGCTGATTCCTCTTCAGCACATTTGTCCAGTGATCAGTCTGAATTGACCTCTGAAGATATGGCTGTTGTGTTTGAGGATTCATCTTGTTCCTGGTCAAGCAGCGATGAAAAGGAATTGAATTTGGTGCTAAATCATGTGACTTTTGGTATTCCAAAGGGTTCCTTCGTTGCAGTAATTGGAGAGGTCAGGATAATTGAATAAATTAAATATCTTCGTATATAATAAATGGTTGGAATGCATTAAACAATCTATTTATAAACTTAAATATCTTATATAAGTCAGACATGATTAATTCTATGAACACTTAATTAAATATcttatgtttttaattttcagtATAAACATTTCTTCTGGTATATAGGATTTATTtgatatttattaccatttatcaGGTTGGTTCAGGTAAATCATCACTGTTGAATTCCATATTGGGGGAAATGCAACTTGTCCATGGATCAGTATATTCTTGTCAATCTATAGCATATGTACCACAGGTTTGTAGACTCATCTAAGTGCTGTTAGTGGGTCCTCAATTCTCGTGGAATACAATTTCAAAAAGCTGCCTGTGTTATGAGGTTGCAGGTGCCATGGATTCTGTCTGGAACAATCCGTGACAATATACTGTTTGGAAAACAATATGATCCCAAAAGGTATAATTCTTTCCGAACAATGAACTTCCTTGATATACGTTCTTTTTAGccaaaatatatcaaaatttCTAACTGTATGTTCCAGTAGTCTAATTTCATTTCCTTATATTTTACATTTTTGGTGTCCTCAAATCAGAATCCTGCTCGTCGTTGATAGTTCAATTTAATATCAGGATGCTGCTGAACTTTTGGGACTAATGCAATAAAATATTGTGATACTTTGCTCTATGTTTCATAGAAATAACTTTTGATCAGTTAAAACCACAACAAAGGAGGTTAAAAATAATACTGTgacaattatttaaaaaaaagactAATCATAGATTTGAATTGTTGAATATAAAGACTCTAGAGATATTGTTGATTCCCTTGCATGTAGCTGAGCTCGAAAATAGGTATTCTCAAGAGATCTTTGACTCAAAAAATGTAGGGTAACCCAGCATTCACTTCCTAATTAGGAACATGATTCTTCATTTTTCTGTGAAGCACAGATGATTCCATACTTTTTGTTCAACGGGTGTGTTTATCTGATGTAAATACTATGAACCTTCTCCTTTTGTGAATAGATACTCGGATACTTTAGAGGCAAGTGCTCTAGACGTTGATATTTCAATGATGGTTGGAGGTGACATGGCTTACATTGGAGAAAAAGGAGTCAACTTGTCAGGTGGTCAGAGAGCCCGCATTGCTCTGGCAAGGTTACTTCAACTCTCTATAACAAATGCATCTATCTAGGAATCAGCTCCACGCCCCCATTTTCCTTCCTTCTAAGCTCTTTCCTCAACTCATTGAATTAGTGCATTGTGGAATCGCAGGGCTATTTACAATGGCTGCGATATGTTTGTTCTTGATGATGTCCTCAGCGCGGTTGATGCAAGAGTCGCTCGTTATATTTTATGCAAGGCAATTTTGGGCCCACAAATGAAACGACAAACCCGAGTTCTTTGTACACATAACATTCAGGTTATCTCTGctaattgtttttattgttttttttttcctttttcccttttatattttattttatttatctttttaatttgtttttagtCATCTTGTATTATTCAGTAAGCTCAATGCTGAGTAGGTGAGCAAGTTTAACAACTTGTATTAGTCTGTGTATACTTCCATTATTTGGAACTTTGAAAAACTGTGTTTTAATTGTACAGGCAATATCTACTGCTGATACAATTGTAGTTATGGAAAAAGGATATGTAAAGTGGGTGGGACATTCTGCGTGTTTGCCAGCTTCATATTCAGCATTCTCTCCACAGAATGAATTTGATAAAGTCTTACCCAATGAAGGAAAAGAGTGCTATGTAGCTGCAGATACTCTTAGAGTAGACCAACAAAACCGTCCTTTAGATAAAGATATTGTGCCTGCTTCGGAGGGTAGACAAGATACTATTGGAGTTGAGGCACGGAAAGAGGGAAAAGTAGAACTTTCTGTCTATAAGTATGTAAATCATTTGAAAATTAATACTTCAACATCATATTTTCACCATCTATTAATTTCTACTTTCTTTCAATAAGTTCTTagtaattttcattttaggATACTTTATTTACCAATCCTTCTTGTCAGATATtacataaaagaaaagattgcTGTGGATGTGGAGTTGGATGGcttttttcaaattcaagttTGCATTATTTTCTTGCAGGAATTATGCCATGTTTTCTGGTTGGTTCGTTACTGTTGTAATATTTCTGTCAGCAATCCTAATGCAAGCTTCTCGTAACGGAAATGATTTGTGGCTGTCATATTGGGTTGATGCAACAAGAAGTAGTCAGGATGGATACTCGACATCCTTTTATCTGGTATACAGTTTCCCCTTTTTTCTATATTATGGCACAGTTTCTAATTTTGATGGGACAGATATATCAGAATCTAATCTATAATTCCTGTTCACTTTTTCATATAGTATTTGGCTTCAAAAGTTAAATTAACAGGCTTTTGCTACAATTTTATCAAATGAACAGACTTGTATCATCAGAAGTTGTATGAGAAGAATGAATGCGTAATATAACCAGACACTAGTCACAATTTCTCTgcctctaattttttttcttgtgattTTGGCTATTAATGACTTGGGTCCCTGTAGTCCCACTTTTTGGAATCAATGATAAACAACAAAAGTCCAACTATTGATTCCAAATTTATCATTCTTCCGCTAAAAATTACGAAtccaaaaattagaaaaagttttttttaatgcaATTGGACCTGTCTTCTGATGATGTAGCTTCATTTTTGGTTGAAACACTCAAAACTATATCAAACACTTAAAACCGTAGTTACAATCAAAAGTAGGAAACATGAAAAGCTCCTAAACAAACTTTTATGCAAATATTCTTTCAGTGGTTCTCCATGGTTCTCTTCCTATTGTTTAGCActtatataacaataaaattaTCTGATGAAATTGTTTTTCTTGCATTGAGTAATTGTGATTTGTAATGTAAATTTTTCATGGACATAGATGCAAGATTTTATAAAACATATCCCTCAACTAAGTCGTATTTACTGTGTTACCTTTACTGTTAGTGGTTGAAGTTTGAATGGTGATCTTACCTTTTATAGAGATAATCTGGATAGTAGATCATGCATTTATTTGAAATAAGAATGTGGAACCTGAATTGGTTAGTTCTTTTTTGTTCTGAAATTCAGGTTATACTGTGTATTTTTTGCACTGCAAATTCACTTCTTACATTAATGAGAGCcttctcatttgcatatgGTGGATTAAGAGCTGCAGTTGAGGTGCATGATACACTGCTAAAAAGGCTTATCAATGCACCTGTTCAATTTTTTGACCAGACACCAGGTGGAAGGATACTAAACAGGTTTAAAATACTTTCCACTGTTTCCATTTATCATCTGTACTTGAATTATCTACTTAATTCTTTCTATTGTGTAGGTTATCTTCAGATCTATACACAATTGATGATTCTCTTCCCTTCATGCTTAACATTCTCCTAGCCAATTTTGTGGGCCTTCTGGGAATTGCAATAGTTTTGTCATATGTTCAGGTATATAGTGTACAGTTTTGATGATCAAAGTTAATGTTCTTTTATAATTCCATTTCATCATTGAAATGTGGTTCTAAAGCGTTTATGCCATTGCCAACTCTAGGTCTTCTTCTTGCTTTTCCTATTGCCGTTTTGGTATATCTACACGAAACTCCAGGTATTCTTCATGCCTTTTACTTAATTTCATTGACAGAGCCAGGTGCATATATAGATTTTTCTAACCATGAGAACCCTATGAAGTATGAACACttaattaaaatatgaaaCTTTAAGCTCAACACCTGGAAAGTTCCGTGTGTTATAGCAGAACTTCCATGTGGCATCGATTATCCAAATGGCATTAGAATTTGGAACTAGAGTTTTCTAAACAAGTCTGGGAAAGTTCCTTGCATCAGAGAACAATTACCGGACTCTGATAGGTGtaaataaatgaattttaGGAAGAGTCGTATATGAAAACTTAATTACTGACTTTCAACATATTCAGAAGCTTCTGTTTATACTGCCTAAATATGACCCTTGATATTCCCAAATTGTCTTTTATTACTTTTACTCTAAAGAAAAACACTTTAGGCAACTGCTTAATAGTAAGGTGCAAATATTTAAACCAATTTTTTTGTAGAACTGTTTGTTTTCAAGAATATGAACCTTCATTTCTTGGTAAAtggaaatataacaaaaaaatagttCCCAGATATTGATTGTAAATGTTGACTTGGCATTAACTATCCATCTGGGAAGTATGTAACCCAGCATGAATTCACTGGTTAGACTGACGGAGCATAGATTTAGCAGTTAAAGCTCAAACTGCCCATATTGGAACTGATTAGACCTACAAATGTGTAGATTGCATCTCTGATTTTCAAGTTCTTATCAGTGTctgagaattttttttcttaaacaagaataaaagtAGCTATCTGGTGATTCTGGTCAATGAAAAACTCTACTTGTGTAACCAGAAATTTTTTACAGTTCTTCTACAGGTCAACATCTCGAGAATTGCGAAGGCTGGATAGTGTGTCTCGATCTCCCATATATACATCCTTCACAGAGACACTTGATGGATCATCAACTATACGGGCATTCAAGTCTGAGGTAGATCATGAACTGGCTGACAAGGAATAACTAACATTGTTTACTGACAGATTTCTTGCTTAGATTGTACAATGATAGAAAAATCAAGGATGCCCATGCACACACAAAGGTGCACTACCACCACCTTAAATTTGATATGTCTTTAGAAGACATAGCTTATTACTTTAATTTTTGAGTAGTTCCAAGCAATGAGcctgagaaagaagaagattgacCGGTGATCCAGAGACAAGGTTGAGAGAG contains:
- the LOC126798484 gene encoding ABC transporter C family member 13 isoform X3, which gives rise to MEDPLLSSNMDLEEGSRKDSGDGQSYFDLMTFRTITSVMNHGVTKQLEFGDLLQLPTDMDPGSCHDALFSCWKSQQSTRSEPSLFRAICSAYGWPYVHLGLVKVLNDSVGFAGPLLLNKLIRFLQQGSQNFDGYVLAVSLGLISIFKSFLDTQYTFHLSKLRLKLRSSIMTVIYQKCLCINLAERSKFTEGEIQTFMAIDSDRIVNLSNSLHDMWSLPLQIAVALFLLYTQVKFAFVSGLAITIALIPVNKWISTLIATATVKMMKQKDERIRRTGELLTNIRTLKMYGWELLFSSWLMETRSSEVTHLTTRKYLDAWCVFFWATTPTLFSFFTFGLFTLMGHQLDAATVFTCVALFNTLISPLNSFPWVINGLIDAVISVKRLSRFLSSSERKSNLETPADSSSAHLSSDQSELTSEDMAVVFEDSSCSWSSSDEKELNLVLNHVTFGIPKGSFVAVIGEVGSGKSSLLNSILGEMQLVHGSVYSCQSIAYVPQVPWILSGTIRDNILFGKQYDPKRYSDTLEASALDVDISMMVGGDMAYIGEKGVNLSGGQRARIALARAIYNGCDMFVLDDVLSAVDARVARYILCKAILGPQMKRQTRVLCTHNIQAISTADTIVVMEKGYVKWVGHSACLPASYSAFSPQNEFDKVLPNEGKECYVAADTLRVDQQNRPLDKDIVPASEGRQDTIGVEARKEGKVELSVYKNYAMFSGWFVTVVIFLSAILMQASRNGNDLWLSYWVDATRSSQDGYSTSFYLVILCIFCTANSLLTLMRAFSFAYGGLRAAVEVHDTLLKRLINAPVQFFDQTPGGRILNRLSSDLYTIDDSLPFMLNILLANFVGLLGIAIVLSYVQVFFLLFLLPFWYIYTKLQFFYRSTSRELRRLDSVSRSPIYTSFTETLDGSSTIRAFKSEDYFLARFIDQVKLYQQTSYTELNASLWLSLRLQLLAAFIISFVAIMAVLGSHGELPIGFSTPGLVGLALSYAAPVVNLLGSFLTSFTETEKEMVSIERALEYMEVPQEEVHGLQPLNCNWPFQGRIEFQNVTLRYKPSFPAALCDISFTIDGGMHVGIVGRTGAGKSSVLNALFRLTPICTGCILVDDINIANAPIRDLRGHFSVVPQTPFLFEGSLRDNLDPFRLSDDLKIWNALERCHVKEEVETAGGLDMHLSESRMSFSVGQRQLLCLARALLKSSKVLCLDECTANVDRQTASTLQKTISSECRGMTVITIAHRISTVLDMDNVMILDHGNLVEQGNPQALLQNEFSRFFSFATASTM